A segment of the Anopheles cruzii chromosome 2, idAnoCruzAS_RS32_06, whole genome shotgun sequence genome:
CAGCTCTACCACAAcacgccatcggtggccggacTCGTCGGGAGCCCGGCCCGCCAGCGGTACGATCCATACGCTGCCTACCAATACTGAGCCCAAGAGAtgagttaatttatttttgaaacccaCAAAAATCCGGCATCCCTCTCCGGCAGGGCGGACGTGCTTTCGGGGGGCgtttttcggcgaaaacaaaaaggatgGAAACGGCGAAAAGCGATTTGTAAATACTTAGAACGCGAGTGAGTGAGACGagcggggagagagagagagagcgagtgaaagATAGAGCGCCCGACACACCGCCAGACAAAGCTGTGGCAATActcaaaacatcaaaaacgGTGATAATGTAACAAAAACACGATGATAAAAGAACGCCTTTAGTCTGGTCACCCGTCTACCCGTCCGTCTTAGAGAGGAAAATAGAAGCAAAAGTgtaaagaaagtgaaagagggacagggagagagaaaagtaAAAGAAGAACACCGCGCAGagtggtggaaaatggaaaccttAAATGTCTTTGATCAAGTATGAAAGTAGAAAGCTAGACAGTAAAACACTAAACGCTGAACACTTGGTCACAAAGGTACCACTGTGCGGAAAGAATCtatattttttcaattaaaaaaacaacaaaaacaaaccacaaaaaaaaaaaaaaatatatacaaCCCCAAGcttagagagagagggaaatGAAGagaatgaagaaaataaaattttcttttcataaaaaaaccaataaaagtaACAAAACACTTGGCGctggcttttcttttttggttcCATTCGCTCCGTCCGGTCATCAATCTCCACATCCGCGAGGTTAaatgggtgtgtgtttttctttttttatcacagatttattttattacgaAAAAACTGCGCATTGgttagaaaaaacaaacggaaccgaGTTGTGGAGTTTCAATCAAACACTGCTTTTGACTGCGCTTGGTTTTAGTTCTTCTGATGCGAGATGCACTCTCGATATTATCgcttccgtttgtttgcttcgtgCTCTGCTTTGAAGGAGGTTTGCCTAACTCTCTGCTTAGATGCGTTTGCTTAATCGTTTAactatttgtttctttgcttttcCGTCCGTTTCGCGGTTCGTGGCTTGCGGTTCTGTTGCGGTTTAGTAGAAAGTGTGGCAAAAATGGCGTTTGATTGGCGCAATGTACagcaaagagaaagagagcaagaattgagagagagagagatggtttcaattaatttgatGTTCTTCTAATTGTGTTCGAGTAAAAGTAAAACTGGGTCTCAGCACGTCTCAGGCTGCTTCTAACCGACGAGCCTGTTTTAGCTGTTacatttcaatattcgttTGGTTCGTGTTCTGCTGCCGACCGGAATCGCATTCAAGCCGCAATCGTTTCGCAAAATGTCGATCACATGCAAAGCGCCATCCTAAGAGATACGAACGCTGCTCCGGATGATGGTTGGCATTCGgagtttcgttttgttttgtcgggTTTGGTGTCGAGCGTCAACGATTCGAAAGTTTATTAGAAAACTGTAAAGCTGCTCGCTAGCGAGCGATCTCGTTCGTTCTGTTTTCTCAAGAAGGTTGTGTGAGATGAGCCGTTGTTGAGGGTTTCGATGCAAGACGACAAAGGAGAGAATAAAATCTACTTTACTAAGTAACTTTACGTAACACAAATCGTACGTTTCTTTAAAGGaccaaaaacagcagcagcgagtgtttgtgtgttgagTATTAGGCTATTAGGTGACAGGCAGCAGAATATTGAAAGCAGAGTCGGCAACAACGGCCAGCTCTTAGGTTCCGATCCAGCACACAGCGCAGGAGTCGGAAACGCGGATCGAAATGCCTGCAGGCGCGCCTGTTCTTTGAGGTTTACCGTGTGATCCGAACGGAAACAATGCGAGTAAGTAAAGCTGGTGACCacgagtgtgtgtatgtgtgtgaaaCGGTTCATTTTCGATTACCTAACAAGAAATTCATACGCCAACCCGCGGTGACCCGTGTTTTCGAGGGCGtcgaaaggaaagcaaacatgATTCTGCTTCAATAGCTTCGCGATGCAAAAATGTATCCTATTTCCTCGTTTTGGTACCTTAAACTGTAAGTTCGTCTATTCGCCGCCTGGTCATGCCCTGCTGGGATCagttttccaatatttcattttctaagcttttttccttttcttgtaTGGGAACCAACAAACGGTTACAACCGACTTATTGGGTGTGACTAATGATGGTGTGAAGCCAAGAGTGGTCGAACTATGTTGGCCTTGTTGGTACTTAACAAAGTGGAACAACAAAAAGTGGTGAAACAATGCATTTCTCTTCTAATTTCTTTCTTCTAATGGTCGTCGGGTTTCAAATTAGTTCCTTAATTAGACCACTCTCGGGTTTTACCGTGTTTAAGGGTGTGATTCAAACTTTGACCAAAGACCAAGCAAAAGATTCCTCTTATCATTAGCCTACTACGTTCTAACGTTCACGTTTATAAATTATAGTTCACTTCTACGTTGCTTGAGGCGCGTTTCTTATAAGCGATTGGCAATTTttctaatttttgtttcacttaaGACAAAGAGGGAAAATGAGGAACAATGTAGGCTTTTTTTAAGCAGTGTGTCTTGTTCCTGGGCTTAGGTTGGCCACCTTGACCGCAAACAAACAGGAAATTGTCCAGTTTTCATAACAGACCCCCAACATAACTTTCCTCTATTAAATGCTCCGCTTCCTTCTTCCACAAAACTAACAAACGTTACCGGCAATAAGACTTCTCTATCAACAAATTGACTAACAAACCTAACGGGTGATTACGCTAAACTCAACCACAGTGTCGCTCTCGCGGAGCGGCGATGCAAACTTAACGCGGGTCCGAAACAAAATCCGATGTGTGCGATTGCACGACCACCTCCTCCTCAGTGCTCagtgtttccgtttgttggtttcccACGTCCCGGGCTCGAAACCACGATCTACTTCCTGTATTCTGATGGATCCGTCACCCGCACCCGCGGAGAACGAGAATTGATTCGAGTTACGACGTTCGCCCGTTCGAGAACGTCGCGTTGCTACTCTACACGGGCTCAGCGTGGCCCCGAGGAAAACCTCACACCGGGCTTTGGTCGGCCCACCGGAGACGAAGGCCCGACACGGCGAGCAGGACCGCGGCCAGCAGTAGGACCGTGTTGCCTCGGGGTACAGCCGCATCACCGCATAGCTCGATGACGCTCTCCTGTGTTTTGGGGGGGAACGCGTTAGTGGAGTGTGAGGCACCGAGACAGGGTGTGGTGGTACTTACGTTGGCGTGCTTGTTGATGCAGGTGAGCGGCCTTCGGCGGGGCAGCGGATCACTGCGGGCCTTGTGGCAGGCGAGGGACGCGTTGTAGTCGTGCTCCACCGGCCACGTCGACAGCTGGGGCACGTGCGTCGGCAGCGGACAGAGCGTGTCCAGCACCAACAGGAGCAGGTTGCTGGATGGAATCGGTAGCACCACGTACGGTCTGTCAAAAAGAATCAGCGATCAGTTAGGGGTCCAGGAGCACCCTACTCAGTGGCGTACCTTTCGCACTGGTGTGCCTCCTTCGTGTAGACCGAAGCGTCGACGTCCATGTTGAGCTCGTACAGGGTGATCACGTGATCGCACGCTTCGGGCCGCGTCCGATTGATCAACACCTTCGTAAACTCGGGCTCCTTGTAGCGGTTCAGGGTTGGGTCGTCCAGGTCACCCAGTTCGGGCACCACGTCGTAGGCAGCGCCATCGTACACTGGAATGGAGAGCGGAACGATCAGCGGCGAGGGAATGGAAGAACAGGGGGGCCAGGGGAGGAACCTACTCTCATCGTACGCGTGCACCAGGGTAAGGAACAGCTGCAACACGACCCACACCAGGTAGGACACGGTGTTGGAGAGGATCCACCAAAGGAGCCGCAACGGCGTCTGCAGCACCGTGCCGAGGTTGATGGAGCCCTTCGCCATGAAGCAGACCGCCTGGTAGTCGTAGACGGTAACGTTCCGGAACACGCCGTCGTCCAGCAGCCGCTGCATGAAGGCGGGCTTCACCTCGCCGAAGAATGCGCCCGTCTCCTGCAGCTGCTCGCTGATCACCACGAATCCGTTGTTGTCGATCACGTAACACTGGTAGTCCCCGGTGAAGCACGTCTTTTCGCAGCCCGGATCGCCGTGTCCGCACTGGCTGGTGATGTTCTTGAACAGCGTGTACAGCGCCGAGTGGTGGAACTGGaagcccaccaccgccaccggcgcctCCCGGGCACCGTCCGCGTGGAAGATCGCGTGACTCGCGGTCACCAGCGTGTCGTTCCGGTTGCCCGCATCGAACGGCACCGAGTACACGAAGTTGTCCCGGTCGCTCTCGTCCTTCCCGTTCTCGTCGCCCCCCTTCCGAGCCCGGTGACTGTAGTACAGCTCTACCGCCCGCTTGTACCACACCTCGTCGATCGCCCGATTGTGCATCTCGCTAAAGTCCGGCCTGTCCGGTGGGGAAGTCGAGACACGTTAAAGGACGCACGCATCGGGTGGGGAAGGGGGCATACTTACTCCGCCTGCTTGGACTCGTCCGCCCCGGTGGCGTACTCTTGCCACCGCGTCAGCCCGCTGTGCGTGGCGAGAAACGAAACCGTGATGCCGAACCGCTGCTTGAACTCGTTCCTGGAGGGGCGAAAACCGATACAGGGATTAGACGAGCCGACAATCGGATTGCCAATCGCAGATGTTTTTTTGAGGAACACCCTGTAACCACGGCGCACTGTGTATCGACGGAGCAATTAAGCCGAGTGATCGATCCGAAAGTAATGCCAACATTATCCTTCTGTTTGAGGCTTGTGTTGTCGCCTTGCGTTGACCTGGCTACTTCAAATTTGACTCCTTTTATGAGATTAGGCACAATTTAGCATGTGTTAAGGAATTCAAGCAGCGAATCTTTAAAGTAAACGCGAAGTAAACGCCCATTCATTGTAAGCCAACCAACAGATCGCAGCAACCAACTGCTCGAAATTGCTCGAAACCGCTCGAAAACCAGATCAATGCTTTCCCTCCATTATTGTTGAACGCACGATGGCTCCAACAAAGTAATCCTTAAAAAATGTAAGTCGACGGGCACAAAATGGCATTACTTTTGGATCAACCCAACGGTGTTGGTACGTCTTAATAGATTAATAGCTGCTCTGGTGATAATAGAGGAATTGCAATTCATGTAAAAAACCCAGGCAAATCAACCAATCACAACGGCcctagcagcagcatcgcttGTTGGTCGCTGGCCGCTAATTACCTTGGCAGCAAACCCATCAGCACCGCGATCGGGCTTGGACTGTTCCATGGGCCGAAAAATCGGAGACAAATGTACAAAACGCGATGACGTGCGTGCGGGGAACGGCCCGTGACCGGGATGGAATGTTTGTGTTGTACAAttagtgtgcgtgtggtggtggtggtgcatatAGTAATTAGATATGTTTTGTTCAATGTTTATGCGACACAATGTTACCCATTTTACGGTCGTGTTTGCAAATCGTGCGAATGCAGTACGGAAGGGGAGCAGTAGAGGTTAGTTTGTTTAAATTAGGTCATTCGATTGTGGGATAGAGTAAGAGAGATAGAGAtcggaagagagagagagaaagtttgAAAAGAAAGGTTCCAAAAATTAGCATCGAAAAGCGGGAGCAAAAGGGAAGAATGgtaaaagaaaacggaaactcaTTAAAAGTATGCTCTATGCAAGAAGTCTCTGTGAATTATACAGGAGATGTGGGTTAGCGAATGGTGacggaaacaaaacgaagcgatcgcgatcgcggccagCATCGCGCGTTATGTACATCACCGAAAGCGTGTTTGCAGAGACCGCCCCGCGGCCCGGTACTTACCCTTTCTCATCCTTGTTGCCACTGCCGCTCATGTTTTTCGAGAACCACTCCGTGACGCGGGCGTCGTAAACGAGCGCCTGCATCAAACCGCGATCGCctgccatcgccaccggagACGGCAAATTGggagaaacagaaacggacAACCCGGATGTGTTAAGTAcgccaaaccaaccaacggaTAGTGAGCAACACTAAATACTCGTGACTGTGAGGTGAGCAGACGATcaacgaaaggaaaatcgaGACAGCAACACGCACATAATTGCTAGATTTGGTGGAAAAATTCTAAAACCActaggaaaaagaaacagggTGATTTGGTGAGAAAAGTAGAGACAGAGATAGGAGCAGAgatcgaaagaaaacccaacaAACAATGGTGCCGCAAACAAATGGCGGGGAGGGCgcaacaaacaacagaaaaaaaaactttacgcacaaaaccgcaaaacaagATCGGAAAACTCAAAACCACTGACACTGCGCCGGGGGTGACTACAGTCTGCGGGTGCAGTTggaggtgtgcgtgtgggtgtAGAAAAAAGAGAGTTCGAGCTGTAAAATTGTGGACACTCGGTGCGCggtgcacaaacacacaaaatgcaAACACATCTATCGGCACGAGTGGTCGAGTAAGGTGGAAACTGTGTTATCGGTCAAAATAGTGGTGCAATTGTGCCGAAGAGAATCGGTCAGCTAGTCTTACTTCTTCGCGCTGGTCGGAAAGGAAACCATACAAAATACAAGAAAAGTTGCAACATAACACATTCGGTGTAAAGGATTGAATGTTCTACATTCCACCCGCAGGAAACAAACGCATGCGAATAGGTACGACGACAAACGATCGGcagcgatcggatcggggcCTGAGAGCTTACTAATAAAGGGGCTAAGGTTTCTAAATTATCTAACTTCCAATGCAACGATTTGATCGTTTGGATTTGTACGAGACTTCTCCTCGGAACTAATAGTGTAAGAGCTTTCAAAATTCAAATGCTACCGAAAGTAAATTATTTTATACGCTTTTTATCGCAAATTCattaattttgaaaaacataaaccaccAGGCACCTCCATCAGTAAAGATGGATTTATTTGTTATTAGGCGTCCGCAGGTGTAAGTCCACGCTTCCTCGTCCACCATAGCTCATTAATCATTCACTGATTGCCATGTGACGTTATGCTAcgaataatatttttttaactatTGGGCGGCCCCATCGAGAACCTTCTTGACACTAGCGGACATTGAAACACACCCGGCGCCTCCATCAAGGCGAATCAAACCCCGTGCAACGAAATATTCCAATTGGAACTATCTCACTACGCTGCGGAGAGCATCTAAAGAACGTGCATTGGGCAAGGATAGGGCGTTTACAACAGAACCTATTGGGAAAAAATGGAGGAAGTCAGACAGTCACAATGCTCCAGGTTTCTAGAAATTAAAAAGTCAGTCCAAACGGTGCGTGCCACGTTCTCGGGAGTTGCACCCTCAAATTCATTCCACAACAAGTCGGTCAAACGTGACGTGTGTGTTTCTGCATTACAATTGCTAGTTACAAATTACATGGTGTGGAACGTACAGAACTACACAGGCGTGGtgatagagagcgagagtaaGTGGTCGGTTGCAAACTCAACTTCAATCcctaatgtgtgtgtgtgtgggggggtcTGTGCACACTAACTCTTTACTCGAATGGATGAACTCGTTACTCACAATAGTAGTAATCCTTTTCTGGCAATTTGCCCGTTATATTGGCTGCTCGTTCGACAGCATCATTCGGTACGGCGGGGAGTAGGGAATTGGGCCGTAATTCGCGAAACAATTAACGCGGGGTGCAAACCCCCGATATATTGATCATTTTCAGTCAAATTTAAGTTCCCAAATGGTGCCGCGATAATTTACGGAAAATGTTAAACAGTTTGGTTTCATTATTTCGGGTACGGccaatggaaagaaaagagagatgAGAAGGTGAGAGAGAAATCGGCACAATAACAGCGCAATTATATGTTTTTGGCACGGACACggtaaaacgaaaagtaaaATAAGTTATTGCGACACAAACAATACAAGGGGGGCGATCGTCCAAACATGGATAGGTAGCGCAATTGAAAGGCACTCCAAATAATTGTTGTCCGAAACCATCCAGTGAGCGAGACCAACGATGGGACGATCGTGATGCGATCATTGTGAGGCATCGAGTGTTAGCACCCGagagtagagagagagacagagagaaaataACCACAGACTAATttagagatagagagagagaatgagagacTAGAACGAGCAACAAGACGGATAGCAGAATGATGGCTGAAATCCTGAAACAAAGGTAATGGTGAGAAGAGTTGATGTACGGAAGGAAAGAACTCataaaacattacactgaAAAAAGAGCGAGCAGCCAcagaacggaaccgaacggatTCCAGCGAAACAGCATAACGAACAGCAACTTCCGGCTCAGACCGCGTGGGTCCGATGATGACAGATGGTGAAAAGAATATCATAACCAAACGGAAACGAAGAACGGACAATGGGGAACCAAGAGAAACtgaaaacgagagagagagagagacacacacacagcgacaaCACACACCGATCGCAGCAGGACACTTACAGAACATGGCgtgctccggtggtggtggcgtgcgGTTCGATGGCCACTTCCAGCCACCGAGCTTCATGCGCTCGAGGAAGTGCTTCAGCTCCAGCTCGGGAGTGGCGAACGTTTCGTTCGGGTGTTCGTTCAAATATTTACAGTACACCCTACGGCGAGAGAAGGGAGCCCCCGTTAGCATCatgctgccgccaccgagagccaCGCGGGGCCGCCTACCAGTCTGGATGGATTTTCCAGTTGCTGCCACTGAAGAAGCTGGCCACATTGCTGCCCTTGGCGTGAATCCGGTGAATCTCGTCTTCCGTGCGTATCTGGAGCCGGTTCACACCGTACGTTTCCGGGAACGTGACCACCAGCGTGAACGGGGTGTTTTTGATCGGGGTCCAGTAGTACTGGCGCTTGGTGCGCGACACCCGTTTCTGCTCGGAAAGTCGGTGCGTTATTGAAAACATGTAACGGTGTTTCAGGTGTGGGAATCTTACCATTTCATCGAAGTGGTACTTCACACGGATCCACTTCGCACCGGTCGACTGATTGATGATGGATTCACGCATCTAGAAGTAGATCGGAGAGGTCGTTCAGAGGATCCCCTGGCTTCTGCTGGTGGTCAGCGAATCGGAAACACTCACGATAAGCAGCATATTGTTGAACTCCCGTGGCccttggtcgtcgtcggtcagcTCGACCTCGATCATGTCGACCGTATTATAGGCTGGCTTGAGGATGTCTTGGAACTGGAAGGAAGAGAATCATTACCGATCAATGTTGCCGGAACCGATGTGCTTCCACATCCGATACCTACCACTGGACGGAAGTCTGGGTGCGTCATAATGTAGCCATTGTTGGTCACAATAAAGGCGTATCCGTTAACACCAAGCTGA
Coding sequences within it:
- the LOC128279008 gene encoding voltage-dependent calcium channel subunit alpha-2/delta-3; its protein translation is MLYIGRNGCGILGCTFLLFVAITITRSADEPTTTIKYNVVQAWAAKLGGELWHLGDFITRRKEVEESFKQAQVVSKNGQKIVEEMAKDLKYMMDAKVSAVKRIMDTAENTAISFDEEPVNQSFQYYNAKQMIEPGEIITTPIPMIDEDPADITTPIPPKEIVLTKKRHFFNEAVNTTVSSVHVPTNVYDRATEVIKAIKWSEALDSIFYNNYIGDPTLTWQYFGSASGFLRQFPATKWEQDPVDLYDCRLRSWYIEAANSPKDMLILVDSSGSMTGQRKDIAKHVVSNILDTLGPNDYVNIFTFSEEVSEVVPCFRDTLVQANMGNIRELKLGMDNIETNEIANVSAALTRAFELLEQFRETRNGARCNQAIMLVSDGVPYSFDEVFEQFNWKELPFIPVRVFTYLIGREVADVKEIKEMACKNQGYYVHLSTMAEVREEVLNYIPVIARPLVLNKREHPVVWSEIYADVEDPKMTDWLWEIKERAEQKERFIDYRKNRVLFYSPEEQHRRMIMKQRMNQDPYSNNQKYNFMTTVSVPVFDRRENANITEDILMNEAYWVTITRETRVANILGVAGADVPIAEIKKYLKPHLLGVNGYAFIVTNNGYIMTHPDFRPVFQDILKPAYNTVDMIEVELTDDDQGPREFNNMLLIMRESIINQSTGAKWIRVKYHFDEMKRVSRTKRQYYWTPIKNTPFTLVVTFPETYGVNRLQIRTEDEIHRIHAKGSNVASFFSGSNWKIHPDWVYCKYLNEHPNETFATPELELKHFLERMKLGGWKWPSNRTPPPPEHAMFSNITGKLPEKDYYYCDRGLMQALVYDARVTEWFSKNMSGSGNKDEKGPSPIAVLMGLLPRNEFKQRFGITVSFLATHSGLTRWQEYATGADESKQAEPDFSEMHNRAIDEVWYKRAVELYYSHRARKGGDENGKDESDRDNFVYSVPFDAGNRNDTLVTASHAIFHADGAREAPVAVVGFQFHHSALYTLFKNITSQCGHGDPGCEKTCFTGDYQCYVIDNNGFVVISEQLQETGAFFGEVKPAFMQRLLDDGVFRNVTVYDYQAVCFMAKGSINLGTVLQTPLRLLWWILSNTVSYLVWVVLQLFLTLVHAYDEMYDGAAYDVVPELGDLDDPTLNRYKEPEFTKVLINRTRPEACDHVITLYELNMDVDASVYTKEAHQCERPYVVLPIPSSNLLLLVLDTLCPLPTHVPQLSTWPVEHDYNASLACHKARSDPLPRRRPLTCINKHANESVIELCGDAAVPRGNTVLLLAAVLLAVSGLRLRWADQSPV